The Glycine soja cultivar W05 chromosome 3, ASM419377v2, whole genome shotgun sequence genome window below encodes:
- the LOC114406257 gene encoding uncharacterized protein LOC114406257 — MSFSTKLPLVLLFSSLFIHASLAEMVCEDLPKEVCAFSLASSGKRCLLETEKVADGGVEYQCRTSEVVVERMAEYIETDQCVEACGVDRNSVGISSDAFFEPQFTGKLCSPACYQKCPNIIDLFFNLAAGEGVFLPELCEKHKTNPRRAMVELVSSGAAPGPVSGVSEDITIASAPSPSPL, encoded by the exons ATGTCTTTCTCTACCAAATTGCCTTTggtccttttattttcatccctttttatccATGCATCTTTAG CTGAGATGGTGTGTGAGGACCTGCCAAAGGAAGTGTGTGCTTTCTCATTAGCTTCATCAGGGAAGAGGTGTTTGTTGGAGACCGAGAAGGTGGCCGACGGTGGCGTCGAGTACCAATGCCGGACGTCGGAAGTGGTGGTGGAGAGAATGGCAGAGTACATAGAGACAGACCAATGTGTGGAGGCATGTGGGGTTGATAGGAACTCTGTTGGAATTTCATCTGATGCCTTCTTTGAGCCTCAATTCACTGGCAAGCTTTGCTCTCCAGCATGTTACCAGAAGTGCCCCAACATTATTGACCTTTTCTTCAACTTGGCTGCTGGAGAGG GGGTGTTTTTGCCAGAACTGTGTGAGAAGCACAAGACCAACCCTCGTCGTGCCATGGTTGAGCTGGTGAGCTCTGGAGCTGCCCCTGGCCCTGTTTCTGGCGTGTCAGAGGACATTACTATTGCATCAGCACCTTCCCCTTCTCCCCTGTAA
- the LOC114405012 gene encoding uncharacterized protein LOC114405012, protein MSNHKSTESALKNLEIQVGQLAKQIVENSFGGFGANIEKNPKEECKVVMTRSKRETMVEYESRTRKEAPYPLVLSKKDKERHFTRFLDIFKKLEITIPFGEALQQMSLYSKFLKDLLTKKGKYIHSDNIVVEGNCSAVIQRILPPKYKDPRSVTIPCLIGVVSVGKSLIDLGASINLMPLSMCKRIGELEIMPTRMTL, encoded by the exons ATGTCCAACCATAAGAGCACTGAGTCAGCCCTCAAGAACTTGGAGATCCAAGTGGGACAACTAGCTAAGCAAATAGTTGAGAATTCTTTTGGAGGTTTTGGAGCTAATAtagagaaaaatcccaaagaagaaTGTAAGGTTGTCATGACTAGAAGCAAGAGGGAGACCATGGTGGAATATGAGAGTAGGACTA GAAAGGAAGCACCATATCCCTTGGTGCTGTctaagaaggacaaggaacgaCACTTTACtcgtttccttgatatcttcaagaaattggagataaCTATCCCATTTGGAGAAGCCTTGCAACAAATGTCACTCTACTCCAAGTTTCTCAAGGATCTGCTGACCAAGAAGGGAAAATATATCCACAGTGATAATATTGTGGTGGAGGGAAATTGCAGTGCTGTTATCCAGAGAATTCTTCCACCAAAATACAAAGATCCAAGGAGTGTCACAATCCCTTGCTTAATTGGTGTTGTGTCAGTTGGAAAATCCCTTATTGACTTAGGGGCCAGCATTAACTTGATGCCTCTATCCATGTGCAAAAGGATTGGAGAGTTGGAAATCATGCCAACAAGAATGACATTGTAG